One part of the Alistipes onderdonkii genome encodes these proteins:
- a CDS encoding TonB-dependent receptor, producing MKKTVFHKIRRLFRFTLLVCLSLGVLSAKAQTARVTLKVQNASLGQVMDEIKNQTRYLFINQDVKDLNNHKVSLNVSDKAIAEVLDQIFTPFNIGYRIEKTSIIIFNRPKSTSNSVLIGGKVSDVGGAPIIGATVLVKGTTNGVSTDADGRFTLTIASPATAQLEISYLGYEPQTLAVGNRTSFEITLAESASEIESVVVTALGIKREEKALSYNVQQVEAEDITTVKDANFMNSLTGKVAGVTINASSSGVGGASKVVLRGNKSISQSSNALYVIDGIPMYNFGGGGGTEFDSKGATEAIADINPEDIESISVLTGAAAAALYGSNAANGAVMITTKKGQAGALKVTLSSNTEFLNPFVQPEFQNRYGTGLNGLQSGSAIYSWGEKLAPAARLGYTPDDFFETGHVYTNAVTVSGGTDKNQTYFSAASVNSDGIIPNNEYDRYNFTFRNTSYFLKDKLRLDASASYIYQQDQNMTNQGVYSNPLVPAYLFPRGTNFDSYRIFERYNPASKLMEQFWSDDLEGGDLRMQNPYWIAHRNLRNTDKKRYMLSFSASYDILPWLNVAGRVRIDNANSLYTQKLYASSNTTITDGGKNGHYTEQREYDTQTYADIMVNINKTFGDDWSLQANVGASINNVKIDQLSYRGPIQENGLPNVFNVFDLDDSKKRAEKYGWQEQTQSIFASVEVGWKQMLYLTLTGRNDWASQLANSPQSSFFYPSVGLSWVPTSLWDMGNALTYLKIRGSIASVGMPFPRHLTVPTYEYDATNKVWTAKTHYPIGDLYPERTRTYELGLDARLWKHFSLSASWYWADTYNQTFDPQISVSSGYSTIYLQTGHVRNTGVEASLGYQNQWRDFGWSTNFTFSWNKNEIVELVHNYVHPETGELITKERLEIKGLGKAKYILKPGGTLGDLYTNSDLVYNDDGYIEVDKNGNVAVKDDYMDDIYLGSVFPKYNLAWRNDFNYKGINLGVLFTARIGGICYSATQANMDLYGVSEASAAARDAGGVMINGRDMIDAQKWYQVIGSQSGLPQYYTYSATNVRLQELSLGYTLPSKWFRDKMRMTVSFVGRNLWMIYCKAPFDPEAVASTGMNYQGIDYFMMPSMRNLGFNVKFQF from the coding sequence ATGAAAAAAACAGTATTCCACAAAATCAGAAGACTGTTTCGATTTACTTTACTTGTTTGCCTGAGCCTCGGCGTATTATCAGCCAAGGCACAGACTGCTCGTGTGACGCTTAAAGTACAGAATGCGTCGCTTGGACAGGTTATGGACGAGATCAAGAACCAGACCAGATATCTTTTCATCAATCAGGATGTCAAGGATCTCAATAACCACAAAGTAAGTCTGAATGTTTCGGATAAAGCTATTGCCGAGGTGTTAGATCAGATTTTTACCCCTTTCAATATCGGTTATCGCATCGAAAAAACAAGCATTATTATTTTCAACCGACCGAAATCCACATCCAACTCAGTTCTGATTGGAGGTAAGGTCAGCGATGTCGGCGGCGCACCGATTATCGGCGCCACGGTGCTGGTCAAAGGTACGACGAATGGTGTTTCAACCGATGCCGACGGTCGTTTTACGCTAACGATCGCTTCACCTGCCACTGCACAGCTCGAAATAAGCTACTTGGGCTACGAACCTCAAACTTTAGCTGTCGGCAACCGCACCTCTTTTGAGATTACACTGGCGGAATCGGCTTCGGAAATCGAATCGGTAGTCGTTACTGCCTTAGGTATCAAACGTGAAGAGAAGGCGCTGAGTTATAATGTACAACAAGTTGAAGCTGAAGACATCACGACTGTCAAGGACGCCAACTTCATGAACTCGCTGACAGGTAAAGTCGCTGGCGTTACGATCAATGCTTCGTCGTCAGGTGTCGGCGGTGCATCGAAAGTCGTGCTGCGCGGTAATAAATCCATTTCGCAGTCGTCGAATGCCCTCTATGTGATCGACGGTATTCCGATGTATAACTTCGGCGGTGGTGGCGGTACGGAATTCGATTCGAAGGGTGCTACCGAAGCCATCGCGGACATCAATCCCGAGGATATCGAATCCATCTCGGTGCTGACAGGTGCAGCAGCCGCGGCTCTTTACGGCTCGAATGCTGCCAACGGTGCTGTGATGATCACCACGAAAAAGGGACAGGCTGGAGCTTTGAAAGTGACGCTTTCGAGTAATACAGAGTTTCTGAACCCGTTCGTTCAGCCGGAGTTCCAGAACCGCTATGGCACGGGACTAAACGGTCTTCAGTCCGGGTCGGCCATTTACAGCTGGGGCGAGAAATTGGCACCTGCGGCGCGTCTGGGATATACGCCGGATGATTTTTTCGAGACAGGACACGTCTACACCAACGCCGTGACGGTATCGGGCGGTACGGACAAGAACCAGACTTACTTTTCGGCAGCCTCGGTCAATTCGGACGGTATCATTCCCAATAATGAATACGACCGTTACAACTTCACATTTCGCAATACGTCCTATTTCCTGAAAGACAAGCTGCGTCTGGATGCTTCGGCCAGCTATATTTACCAGCAGGATCAGAACATGACCAATCAGGGTGTCTACTCCAACCCGCTGGTTCCTGCTTATCTTTTTCCCCGCGGGACGAACTTCGACTCCTATCGTATTTTCGAGCGTTACAATCCCGCCTCTAAACTTATGGAACAGTTTTGGTCGGACGACCTTGAGGGCGGTGACCTGCGTATGCAAAATCCTTATTGGATTGCCCACCGCAACCTACGCAATACCGATAAGAAGCGTTACATGCTGTCGTTCTCGGCCTCCTATGACATTCTTCCGTGGTTGAACGTTGCTGGCCGTGTGCGCATCGACAATGCGAACTCGCTCTATACGCAGAAACTTTATGCTTCGTCGAATACGACGATTACCGACGGCGGTAAGAACGGTCACTATACCGAACAGCGCGAATACGATACGCAGACTTATGCTGACATTATGGTGAACATCAACAAGACCTTCGGAGACGATTGGTCGCTGCAAGCCAACGTCGGCGCTTCGATCAACAACGTCAAAATCGACCAATTGTCGTACCGCGGCCCGATTCAGGAAAATGGATTGCCGAACGTGTTCAATGTTTTCGACCTCGACGATTCGAAGAAGCGCGCCGAAAAATACGGCTGGCAGGAACAGACGCAGTCGATATTCGCCTCGGTGGAAGTGGGTTGGAAACAGATGCTCTACCTGACCCTCACGGGCCGTAACGACTGGGCTTCGCAATTGGCCAACTCCCCGCAATCGTCGTTCTTTTACCCGTCGGTGGGTCTTTCGTGGGTGCCGACCTCACTTTGGGATATGGGCAATGCGCTGACATATCTGAAGATTCGCGGTTCGATCGCTTCGGTAGGTATGCCTTTTCCGCGTCACCTGACCGTTCCGACCTACGAGTACGACGCAACGAATAAAGTTTGGACAGCCAAGACACACTATCCGATCGGCGATCTTTATCCCGAACGCACCCGCACTTATGAGTTGGGCCTCGACGCGCGTCTGTGGAAGCACTTCAGTTTGTCGGCTTCGTGGTATTGGGCCGATACCTACAACCAGACGTTCGACCCGCAGATTTCTGTATCATCGGGTTATTCGACGATCTATCTCCAGACGGGCCACGTCCGCAATACGGGTGTCGAAGCGTCGCTCGGCTATCAGAACCAATGGCGCGATTTCGGTTGGTCTACGAACTTTACCTTCTCGTGGAACAAGAACGAGATCGTGGAACTGGTTCACAACTATGTGCATCCCGAGACCGGCGAACTCATCACCAAAGAACGACTGGAGATCAAGGGGCTGGGTAAGGCCAAATATATCCTTAAACCGGGCGGAACACTGGGTGACCTCTATACCAATTCCGATTTGGTCTATAACGACGACGGGTATATCGAAGTGGACAAGAACGGCAACGTAGCCGTCAAGGACGACTATATGGATGACATTTATCTCGGTTCGGTATTTCCTAAATACAATCTCGCATGGCGTAATGATTTCAACTATAAGGGTATCAATCTCGGCGTACTGTTCACGGCCCGCATCGGCGGTATCTGTTATTCGGCTACGCAAGCCAATATGGATTTGTACGGCGTGTCGGAGGCCTCGGCCGCAGCCCGCGATGCCGGTGGCGTGATGATTAACGGCCGTGACATGATCGACGCACAGAAATGGTATCAAGTAATCGGTTCGCAGTCGGGATTACCGCAGTATTACACTTATTCCGCCACGAATGTCCGCTTACAGGAGCTCTCGCTGGGTTACACGCTCCCTTCGAAATGGTTCCGCGACAAGATGCGTATGACCGTTTCGTTCGTAGGCCGTAACCTGTGGATGATCTACTGCAAGGCCCCGTTCGACCCCGAAGCCGTAGCTTCGACAGGCATGAACTATCAGGGTATCGACTACTTTATGATGCCTTCGATGCGTAATCTGGGCTTCAATGTAAAATTCCAATTCTAA
- a CDS encoding FecR family protein, translating to MDEKLLFKYFRGETTSEEEDAILAWVEETPANRKEFKTAFMIFSGLAVYAAKPNAMPTAAPQRRRIWRQVVRYSLRSAAAVILMIGAAYTGKTLYRNALSQQNMSIVVPAGQQMSLTLPDNSQVQLNSGTRLEYPVVFGKTRSVKLSGEALFDVAPDRKHPFIVQTFASDIRVLGTKFNVLADAERGEFTTTLIEGQVQVTNRANSNERITMYPHDVVSLSNGRLYKERAEDFAELCWTEGLVHLKRMPFDELMAKFERAFNVEIRIECERMPQINVMSGEVRISDGVDYALQILQQVSTGFSYTRDEKTNVIVIK from the coding sequence ATGGACGAGAAATTATTATTCAAATATTTTCGGGGCGAAACTACGTCGGAAGAAGAAGATGCGATATTGGCATGGGTCGAGGAGACCCCAGCCAACCGTAAGGAGTTCAAGACCGCTTTCATGATTTTCTCCGGTCTGGCGGTGTATGCCGCCAAGCCGAACGCTATGCCGACAGCCGCGCCGCAGCGCCGCCGAATCTGGAGGCAAGTCGTCCGTTATAGTCTGCGTTCGGCAGCTGCCGTCATACTGATGATCGGAGCCGCGTATACGGGTAAAACGCTTTATCGGAATGCGTTGTCGCAGCAGAATATGTCGATTGTCGTTCCTGCCGGACAGCAGATGTCTCTCACGCTTCCGGACAATTCACAGGTACAGCTCAATTCGGGTACTCGACTGGAATATCCGGTCGTCTTCGGCAAGACCCGCAGCGTGAAACTCTCCGGTGAGGCGTTGTTCGATGTTGCACCGGACAGGAAGCATCCGTTCATTGTCCAGACCTTCGCGTCGGATATCCGGGTACTCGGAACGAAATTCAACGTGCTGGCCGATGCCGAGCGTGGTGAATTTACCACCACGCTGATCGAGGGACAAGTACAGGTGACAAACCGCGCCAATTCTAATGAGCGAATCACCATGTATCCGCACGATGTTGTCTCACTCTCTAACGGGCGCCTGTATAAAGAACGTGCCGAAGATTTTGCAGAACTCTGCTGGACGGAAGGGTTAGTTCATCTGAAGAGGATGCCATTCGACGAGTTGATGGCCAAGTTCGAGCGGGCGTTCAATGTCGAAATACGCATCGAATGCGAGCGGATGCCGCAGATTAACGTGATGAGCGGAGAAGTCCGCATTTCGGACGGTGTAGATTATGCGCTCCAGATTTTACAGCAGGTATCTACCGGCTTTAGTTATACTCGTGATGAAAAAACGAACGTGATTGTAATTAAATAA
- a CDS encoding RNA polymerase sigma-70 factor, whose amino-acid sequence MTQAILDTHEFDRLYSEYKSRFIVIAYALLRDKTLAEDLVTDSFLLLWEKRREIQLSQDEFPAYILGIVRHKCIDALRERQTHLQIQHQMYLRGMRNIRTSLGLLEDCDLSKVLFHKDVEEIFRRRLAEMPELSAQIFIANRFEDQTYQQIAERYGISVRKVTREIQRCLHLLREDLGDYLPVVMLLFPNLLSKP is encoded by the coding sequence ATGACACAGGCGATATTAGATACGCATGAGTTCGATCGACTGTACTCCGAATATAAATCACGGTTCATCGTGATCGCCTATGCCCTGTTGCGCGACAAGACGTTGGCCGAGGATCTTGTTACGGATAGCTTCCTGCTTCTTTGGGAAAAAAGACGGGAAATTCAGTTGTCACAAGATGAGTTTCCGGCTTATATTCTCGGTATTGTGCGCCACAAGTGTATTGACGCATTGCGCGAGCGTCAAACCCATCTTCAAATACAGCATCAGATGTACCTGCGTGGCATGCGCAACATCCGCACAAGCCTCGGACTACTTGAGGATTGCGATCTCTCGAAGGTGCTTTTTCATAAGGATGTCGAAGAAATATTCCGGCGGCGTCTGGCCGAAATGCCCGAACTGTCGGCGCAGATTTTCATTGCCAATCGTTTCGAGGATCAAACCTATCAGCAGATTGCCGAGCGCTATGGCATATCGGTACGCAAGGTCACACGCGAAATCCAGCGATGCCTGCATCTGCTACGCGAAGACTTGGGCGACTACCTGCCAGTGGTAATGCTGCTATTCCCGAACCTGCTCAGCAAACCGTAG
- a CDS encoding helix-turn-helix domain-containing protein encodes MQQLRSDHGYSQEEVIEFTHLDISRYESGTSIPNTQSILKLCKLYNITIAEFFAPINYPAKKE; translated from the coding sequence ATGCAACAATTACGTTCGGATCATGGGTATTCTCAAGAAGAAGTTATTGAGTTTACACATTTAGATATTTCTCGGTATGAATCAGGAACCTCCATTCCAAACACACAATCTATACTGAAACTCTGTAAATTATATAACATCACAATCGCTGAATTCTTCGCACCGATAAATTATCCTGCGAAAAAAGAATAG
- a CDS encoding ORF6N domain-containing protein, whose product MEELTTIQSKIYEIRGQRVMLDFDLAALYQVTTSALNQAVKRNIERFPEEFMFRISEIEWKNMSSQFVTTSRVKRPKTSLPYAFTEQGVAMLSAVLRSGMAIQVSISIMKAFVAMRNYITTATTVTSELAEIRAKLALLERADEDNAEAVNDLSEDMRKELDNIYEAIAALSVKVPKARKQPRPIGFKQSK is encoded by the coding sequence ATGGAAGAACTCACAACCATACAAAGTAAAATCTACGAAATCCGCGGCCAGCGCGTGATGCTCGACTTCGACCTTGCGGCGCTCTACCAAGTTACGACCAGTGCATTGAATCAGGCCGTAAAACGTAACATCGAACGATTTCCGGAAGAGTTCATGTTCCGCATTTCCGAAATTGAATGGAAAAATATGTCATCACAATTTGTGACGACATCCAGAGTGAAGCGGCCGAAGACATCCCTACCTTATGCTTTTACCGAACAGGGAGTTGCGATGCTTTCTGCGGTATTGCGCAGTGGAATGGCAATACAAGTAAGTATCTCTATTATGAAAGCATTTGTCGCCATGCGCAATTATATTACGACAGCTACAACCGTTACTTCGGAATTGGCTGAAATCCGGGCGAAGCTGGCTCTGCTGGAGCGGGCGGACGAGGACAATGCCGAGGCGGTGAACGACCTTTCGGAAGACATGCGCAAGGAGCTTGACAACATCTACGAGGCCATCGCAGCCCTGTCGGTCAAAGTTCCAAAGGCCCGCAAACAGCCCCGGCCCATCGGTTTTAAGCAATCAAAGTAA
- a CDS encoding Bro-N domain-containing protein, producing the protein MTQKQAIQLFEERKVRTVWDDEAGKWYVSIVDVIAVLTESKDAAAYWRKLKQRLKAEGNETVTNCHGLKMTAPDGKMRLTDVADVEQLFRLVQSIPSPKAEPFKLWLSSLARERLEEIDDPEQGIDRMLEYYHRKGYSENWINQRLKSIEVRKELTDEWERRGIKKGQEYATLTDIITLGWSGMTTRQYKQYKGLKTESLRDNMTNLELVLNMLAEATTTEISKERKPRTTAANRAVAAQGGRIAGNTRREIEAQTGKRIVSPLTAKQALAEKTAEGIEHPEADTTE; encoded by the coding sequence ATGACCCAAAAGCAAGCGATACAACTTTTTGAAGAGCGTAAGGTACGCACCGTCTGGGACGACGAAGCGGGCAAGTGGTACGTTTCGATTGTCGATGTTATCGCAGTTTTGACCGAAAGTAAAGATGCCGCAGCCTACTGGCGCAAACTCAAACAACGGCTGAAAGCTGAAGGGAATGAAACCGTGACAAATTGTCACGGTTTGAAAATGACCGCTCCGGATGGCAAGATGCGCCTAACCGATGTGGCTGACGTAGAGCAGCTTTTCCGACTGGTGCAGTCGATTCCCTCGCCGAAAGCCGAGCCGTTCAAGTTGTGGCTCTCTTCGCTTGCCCGCGAACGGTTGGAGGAGATCGACGACCCGGAACAGGGCATCGACCGGATGCTGGAATACTACCACCGCAAAGGCTATTCCGAGAACTGGATCAACCAGCGGCTGAAATCCATCGAGGTACGCAAGGAACTGACCGACGAATGGGAACGCCGCGGCATCAAAAAGGGACAGGAATACGCCACGCTGACCGATATTATTACGCTGGGCTGGTCGGGTATGACCACGCGCCAGTACAAGCAGTACAAGGGACTGAAAACCGAAAGCCTGCGCGACAACATGACCAATCTGGAGCTGGTGCTCAACATGCTTGCCGAAGCGACGACCACCGAAATTTCGAAAGAGCGAAAACCGCGGACGACCGCAGCGAACCGTGCCGTGGCGGCACAGGGCGGACGTATCGCCGGGAATACCCGCCGCGAGATCGAAGCCCAGACCGGAAAAAGAATCGTATCGCCGCTCACGGCAAAACAGGCATTGGCCGAAAAAACAGCCGAAGGGATCGAACACCCGGAGGCGGATACGACAGAATGA
- a CDS encoding ParB/RepB/Spo0J family partition protein — protein sequence MKTNETDTTTATAAQSTKSTVLLSIDKIRPNPNNPRRSYDENALAELAASIATHGLIQPIRVRAAEQGGYIIVCGERRYRAVQLLGQTEIEAIVDAAPADERAIFDLALSENIQREEMPSLDEAEAYKAAMQTLGGDAAAVAARFGKSEQYIYYRMKLNELIPDIKKLLRENSITLGLAMELARYGKDLQKTICKDRLKDEEGWRKYSVKEFKRMVDAHYTNDLARYRFDQTACAKCKHNTNLYDMFATGSGRCTNRECLEAKNREFIERKSGELLAQNPKFILCKDRYGCDDHDKAVEHMTENGVECKAFEYGQVQEMPAMPAEPCPADYATDADYTVAMQIYEQQKKAAEEKTADLLAKHDAGAIRIFVKTSRDNARLVYVNQAAKGRESTGELIARLEEKKIRNTELAHEKTVEAVRQIVRDEEIAPTPFTQLEDNILYYIMLGSLRREHLAAVGFPEAYYLTSEQKIAVVNALTDEQRDLITRDFLVKSLTSDIGFDKTGKQLLMEFAALHHKEKYEVVKAQFDEEYTKRNDRLDERIAVAEAQEKAKTKAAKKEGKTGKSTKKTTKKAA from the coding sequence ATGAAAACGAACGAAACCGACACCACGACCGCAACCGCCGCCCAGAGCACGAAATCGACCGTTTTGCTCTCCATTGACAAAATCCGCCCCAACCCCAACAATCCGCGGCGGAGTTACGACGAGAATGCCCTCGCGGAACTGGCCGCCTCCATTGCCACGCACGGCCTTATTCAGCCCATCCGGGTGCGAGCCGCAGAACAAGGCGGTTATATCATCGTCTGCGGAGAACGCCGCTACCGCGCCGTGCAACTGCTCGGCCAGACCGAGATCGAGGCAATCGTCGATGCCGCTCCCGCCGACGAACGGGCGATCTTCGACCTCGCGCTTTCGGAGAACATTCAGCGCGAGGAGATGCCGTCGCTCGACGAGGCCGAAGCCTACAAAGCCGCCATGCAGACCCTCGGCGGGGACGCCGCCGCCGTGGCCGCACGCTTCGGCAAAAGCGAGCAGTATATCTACTACCGGATGAAACTCAACGAACTGATTCCCGACATCAAAAAACTTTTGCGCGAAAACTCTATTACATTGGGTCTCGCCATGGAGTTGGCACGGTACGGGAAAGACCTGCAAAAGACGATCTGCAAAGACCGCCTCAAAGACGAGGAGGGGTGGCGGAAATACTCCGTAAAGGAGTTCAAGCGGATGGTAGACGCCCATTATACGAACGATCTGGCCCGGTACCGCTTCGACCAAACGGCGTGCGCCAAATGCAAGCACAACACCAATCTATACGATATGTTCGCCACGGGAAGCGGACGGTGTACGAACCGGGAATGTCTCGAAGCCAAAAACCGCGAATTCATCGAGCGAAAAAGCGGAGAACTGCTCGCGCAAAACCCGAAATTCATCCTTTGCAAAGACCGTTACGGATGCGACGACCATGATAAGGCCGTAGAGCATATGACCGAAAACGGGGTCGAATGCAAGGCGTTCGAATACGGGCAGGTGCAGGAAATGCCCGCTATGCCCGCAGAACCATGTCCGGCGGATTATGCCACCGATGCCGACTATACCGTGGCAATGCAGATCTATGAACAGCAGAAAAAGGCCGCCGAGGAAAAGACCGCCGACCTGCTGGCCAAGCACGACGCCGGGGCGATCCGGATTTTCGTCAAAACCTCGCGCGACAACGCCCGGCTGGTCTATGTGAACCAAGCCGCCAAAGGCAGGGAATCGACCGGAGAACTGATCGCCCGCCTTGAGGAGAAGAAAATCCGCAACACGGAACTCGCACACGAAAAAACCGTCGAAGCCGTCCGGCAGATCGTCCGCGACGAGGAGATCGCTCCGACGCCGTTTACCCAGCTGGAAGACAACATTCTCTATTACATCATGCTCGGAAGCCTGCGGCGCGAACACCTCGCCGCCGTGGGATTTCCCGAAGCGTATTATTTGACATCCGAACAGAAAATCGCTGTCGTCAATGCGCTGACCGACGAACAACGCGATCTCATCACCCGCGATTTTCTTGTAAAAAGCCTTACATCCGACATCGGTTTCGACAAAACGGGGAAGCAACTGCTGATGGAATTCGCAGCCTTGCACCACAAAGAGAAATACGAGGTTGTGAAAGCGCAGTTCGACGAGGAATACACGAAGCGCAACGACCGTCTCGACGAGCGTATTGCCGTTGCCGAGGCACAGGAGAAAGCCAAGACCAAAGCCGCCAAGAAAGAGGGCAAAACGGGTAAGAGCACCAAGAAAACGACAAAGAAAGCCGCCTAA
- the traN gene encoding conjugative transposon protein TraN, whose translation MKRDLIYLPLIVSAIWAAHATAKAMQDGPQQIEPRKIEAGFTKTVHILFPSPVTYIDIGSMDIIAGKADGAENVVRVKAAVRNFAAETNLTVITEDGGFFTFDVYYAENPAVSTVNLTVQDQQTEGVKKPDAAGDYQPTAPASESRVLLREVGREKPATVKRMLNDIYRQNRTDVKGIRTKKYGIGVEVLGIYVFNDVIYIHSCISNDTNISFEVDARRFIVADRKLAKRTAQQQTPLEVLRVCNDPAVVRGHQRQRTVFALPKLTISDDKVLLLEIIEKNGARHQTVEIPAEELLEAKLL comes from the coding sequence ATGAAAAGAGACCTTATTTATCTGCCCCTGATCGTCTCCGCAATCTGGGCAGCACACGCTACGGCGAAGGCCATGCAGGACGGGCCGCAGCAGATCGAACCCCGAAAGATCGAAGCGGGATTCACCAAGACTGTACACATCCTCTTCCCGTCGCCCGTCACGTATATCGACATCGGCTCGATGGACATCATAGCAGGCAAGGCCGACGGGGCCGAAAACGTCGTGCGGGTGAAGGCGGCCGTGCGGAATTTCGCAGCAGAAACAAACCTGACGGTCATCACCGAAGACGGCGGATTTTTCACTTTCGATGTCTATTATGCCGAGAATCCGGCTGTCTCGACCGTCAATCTTACAGTGCAGGATCAGCAGACGGAAGGTGTGAAGAAACCGGATGCCGCAGGCGATTATCAGCCGACGGCCCCAGCATCCGAAAGCCGGGTGCTGCTGCGCGAGGTAGGGCGCGAGAAACCCGCGACCGTAAAGCGCATGTTGAACGACATATACCGGCAGAACCGCACGGATGTGAAAGGCATTCGCACGAAAAAGTACGGCATCGGGGTCGAAGTGCTGGGGATTTACGTGTTCAATGACGTGATATACATTCACTCCTGTATCTCGAACGACACGAATATCTCTTTCGAGGTGGATGCGCGGCGATTCATCGTAGCGGATCGCAAACTCGCCAAGCGCACGGCACAGCAGCAGACGCCGCTCGAAGTCCTGCGCGTATGCAACGATCCGGCAGTCGTGAGGGGACACCAGCGTCAGCGGACGGTATTCGCACTGCCCAAACTGACGATCTCTGATGACAAGGTGCTTTTGCTGGAAATCATCGAGAAGAACGGAGCCCGGCATCAGACGGTGGAAATACCAGCCGAAGAGTTGTTAGAAGCAAAACTGCTGTAA
- the traM gene encoding conjugative transposon protein TraM, giving the protein MTRRSDNGAVEKLSQFLTPQHLRQLKFAGVVTVMTLLCGIFLWYLFTPKPAPQQAGAGGYNVTIPEATVKPAETDKRKVYEQEQYEQQRREKLQSLGDVMDDRLPVTGEMADATVPAAPTAIDESDAAYRRISGEMAAFYTPAPSCGNTEVEALKEQVAALQSQLDAERQQPDPLELAEEQYKLARKYLGGGTAADEEAGPTKQRRDSRLSVMQPVREGEVEASTLDPRADFAVERNLGFLTAAGGVAHADIPTVKACVAQTQVIRAGSTVQLRLLEAVRIDDTVIPRNTPLYGLATISGMRLQVTVSSVEYGGRIFAVEAVAYDLDGQPGLNVPNSRERTALKEALASVGQTAGTSVNVTRSAGQQVLSELARGGLQASSQYVAGKLREVKITLKANHQLLLISKQQ; this is encoded by the coding sequence ATGACACGCAGGAGCGATAACGGAGCAGTTGAAAAACTGTCGCAATTTCTCACACCGCAGCACCTCCGGCAACTTAAGTTCGCCGGCGTCGTGACGGTGATGACACTGCTGTGCGGCATTTTCCTATGGTACCTGTTCACCCCGAAACCGGCTCCGCAGCAGGCGGGAGCGGGCGGATACAATGTTACGATTCCGGAAGCGACGGTAAAGCCGGCGGAAACGGACAAACGCAAGGTCTACGAACAGGAGCAGTACGAGCAGCAGCGGCGCGAGAAACTACAATCGTTGGGTGATGTTATGGACGACCGCTTGCCTGTGACCGGGGAAATGGCGGATGCTACAGTTCCGGCAGCACCGACGGCGATCGACGAATCGGATGCTGCCTACCGGAGGATATCGGGTGAAATGGCGGCTTTCTACACCCCGGCCCCTTCTTGCGGCAATACCGAGGTCGAAGCACTGAAAGAGCAGGTCGCGGCCCTGCAATCCCAGCTCGACGCCGAGCGGCAGCAGCCCGATCCGCTGGAGCTGGCCGAGGAGCAGTACAAGCTCGCACGGAAGTATCTCGGCGGCGGAACGGCCGCGGACGAAGAGGCCGGGCCGACGAAGCAGCGAAGGGATTCGCGTCTGTCCGTCATGCAGCCCGTTCGGGAGGGTGAGGTCGAAGCCTCGACGCTCGATCCGCGGGCGGATTTCGCTGTCGAGCGCAACTTGGGATTTCTCACGGCGGCAGGTGGCGTTGCGCATGCCGATATTCCGACCGTCAAAGCCTGCGTAGCTCAGACACAGGTCATACGTGCCGGAAGCACGGTACAGCTGCGGCTGCTGGAAGCCGTGCGTATCGACGATACGGTGATCCCCCGCAACACCCCGTTATACGGTCTTGCGACGATCTCCGGGATGCGGCTGCAAGTCACGGTGTCGTCCGTCGAATACGGCGGACGGATCTTCGCTGTCGAAGCCGTAGCTTACGACCTCGACGGCCAGCCGGGGCTGAACGTCCCGAACTCCCGCGAACGGACGGCCCTCAAAGAGGCGCTGGCGTCCGTAGGACAGACTGCCGGGACGAGTGTAAACGTCACCCGTTCGGCCGGGCAGCAGGTGTTGTCCGAGCTGGCGCGCGGAGGATTGCAGGCTTCGTCGCAGTATGTCGCCGGGAAGCTCCGCGAGGTGAAGATAACCCTCAAAGCCAACCATCAGCTATTATTGATTTCAAAACAGCAGTAA